Proteins encoded by one window of Aphis gossypii isolate Hap1 chromosome X, ASM2018417v2, whole genome shotgun sequence:
- the LOC114119033 gene encoding uncharacterized protein LOC114119033, with protein MCSIPKEKCCTVSACDLNTSINTRVEESAKDLTKQVDCDKQKAATETGQYYKCCTLSPVAPTPLINVDCCEKAKPCASHFCTAVKGECNNYELTPYGKDFVCKTGRLIQKCLCVKFNGLQDTCKHSGCCTKIGCMRPLFPNCPPARQWKNDYICKKKKPIRCCADNE; from the exons atgtgttcaaTTCCAAAGGAGAAATGTTGTACGGTGTCGGCGTGTGATCTAAATACTTCAATTAACACACGAGTAGAGGAATCGGCGAAGGATCTTACTAAACAAGTAGATTGCGATAAGCAAAAAGCCGCAACAGAAACTGGACAATATTACAAATGCTGTACTTTATCACCCGTCGCACCGACTCCTTTGATCAATGTCGATTGTTGTGAAAAAGCGAAACCTTGTGCTAGTCATTTTTGCACAGCAGTAAAAGgagaatgtaataattatgaattgacACCGTACGGGAAAGATTTCGTTTGTAAAACAGGACGATTA attcaAAAGTGTTTATGTGTTAAGTTCAACGGTCTGCAAGATACATGTAAACATTCGGGTTGCTGTACTAAAATAGGCTGCATGAGACCTCTTTTCCCTAATTGTCCACCGGCTCGTCAAtggaaaaatgattatatctGCAAAAAGAAGAAACCCATTCGATGTTGTGcagataatgaataa